GGTCAGGTAGTTTCCGGACTGGCCAATAAAGCACTAAAATGGGAAACTTCAAGTACTTATGATCTTGGCTTGGATTTGAGTTTGCTCGCTAACCGGATCAATTTCACTTTTGATGCTTATCATAAAAAAAACAGTGATCTTTTACTTAATCTGCCCGTGTTATCTGCAAGCGGTTTCAGTACAAGTTTGCAAAACATTGGAGCAGTAGTAAACAAAGGCCTCGAATTTGGCGTGAATACCGTAAATCTAAAGACAGCACGTTTTACCTGGGCAATGAGCGCCAATATCGCATTTAACAAAAATACGGTTACAGACCTGGGGCCAACGCATGCAGATATTGAGATTGCTTCTGCTTACAGTGGCAGCAATGCACCTTATCTGTTGCGGGAAGGGCTTCCTGCATTCAGTTATTATATTACCAAAACGGATGGTATTCTGACAGCTGCTGATATTGCCAATCCCAATGTAGCAAAAGTATCTGGGCAAAAAGCCGGCGATGCAAAATATGTTGATAATAATGGAGATGGAAAAATCAGTGCGGCTGATAGGGTAGTGGGTGGTCAACCTGCTCCTAAGTATACCTGGGGTTGGACCAATACATTTAAATATGACAACTTTGACCTTGCAATACAGCTGTACGGCCAGCATGGAGGTTCTATACTGTCGTATCTCGGTCGGGCAATCGACTTTTCGGGCAGCACCACAGCTAACGTTCTGGGAGTTTGGAGAGATCACTGGTCAGCTTCCAATCCTGATCCAAATGCACCAAGGGGTAAACTAGGCGCGGGTTATACCTACCCAAATGTAACCTCCGACTGGGTGTATTCTACCGATTTTCTGCGGGTACAGAACATCACGCTGGGTTATAACCTTAAAAAATTATTTAAAACCCCAGCAATTTCTTCGGCAAGGATATTTGTGTCGCTGGAAAATTATTTTTCTCATGATAAATATAAAGGAGGAGCAAATCCAGAGGCACAGAACACAAACGTAAGCGGCGATGCCAGTTATGCAATTTCTGGTGACTACGGCTCGATGCCGCTGAGTAAAACAGCTTCAATAGGTATAAATATTGGCTTTTAGTAACAATATAAGATGAAAACGAAAATATACTTAATACTGTTCTCGCTATTGCTGTTATTGGGCAGTTGCGAAAAACAGTTAAATCAAACTCCAGTGTCAAGTTTGGCAACTGATAACTTTTTCACCAATAATAACGACTTTCTTCAGGCTGTAAATGGGGTCTACTCGCAATTAAACAATTACCCGAGTCAGGCGTTGTTCCTTAGTGAAATGCGCAGTGATAATATAAATGCAACCTCCGATGGTAACCGTGATTGGGATGGGATCAACAACTTCACTCCAAGTATTACCACCACAGGATTTATTTCTACCGCCTGGAAAGCCAACTTCAATGGAATTTATAATGCCAATACGGTTTTGGCTGCACTGGAAACCAAAGGAAGTGTATTAACTAGTGCAAATGCGACACGGTACACCGCAGAAGTACGTTTCTTAAGGGCCTTCTATTATTTCTCATTAGTAAGAACTTTTGGGCAGGTTCCATTAATCTCGTCGGTGAAGAGTGCCGCTGAAGTAGCAAGCATTCCGCGTAGTCCTGTGGCTGATGTTTATGCATTGATCGAGTCCGATCTGCAGTATGCAGCTGCTAATTTACCTGCTACTTTTACTGGACCTGATTTGGGAAGACCTACTTCTTATGCTGCAAAGGGACTTTTGGGCTTGGTTTATCTAACCAAATCCGGACCAACCTATGGTATTAATGGGCCTGGCATTAATAGTAATGAATATGATAAGGCTGCGGCATTGTTTGAAGCTATAATTACCGGAAGCCCATATAGTTTTATATCAGATTATGCATCGATTTTTTCGTATGCAAAAGAAAACAATAGTGAAGTGGTATTTGATATCCAGTTTGCTTCCAGTTTAAACGGCGCAGGTTTCCCATCGCACCTGGTGCCAGTAGCCTACTGGACCAGTAATGGTATTTCCAATAGCTTTGGAAATGGTTATGGAGCAAGCACGTTTCCTGTATCGAAAAGCTTAGTGACCTCCTACACTACAAATACGGTAAGTGGAACAGATATCCGCTATCCTTTCAATGTGGCTACCACTTATACCGCTGGCCCTTTCATCAAAAAATATATCGATGTGACCAAAAAGGGTTTGTCAGGGAAAGATTGGCCAATTAATTTCATTGTATTGCGTTATACCGATATCTTGTTGATGAAGGCCGAATGTATTCTACATGGTGCACCCGGCACTCAGGCAGATGTTGATGCGATTGTTAATAAGGTGAGGGCCAGGGCCGGGGTTGGTGCACTATCTAATGTAACCATACCCATACTTATGCAGGAACGGCAGCGAGAATTTTTAGGTGAAGGGCTCCGTTGGAACGATCTGGTAAGGGAAGGTTTGGCCGTTTCGCAGATGAATGCCTGGAGAACTGCCGATGCAATAACAAAAATTAACGAAATTGTACCAAACTATGTAATTTACCCGGTTCCGGCAGCAGAAATTCAGACCGCACCAGGTCTTTATGTTCAAAATCCCGGCTACAATTAGGGGTATTTATTGAGATTAAAAATCAAAAGAATAAGCAATGAGAAGGAAGTTATTAATAATTGGTTTTTTGCTAGCCTGTAACGCAGCAATTTTTGCACAACGGGCGCCTGGACAAAAGCCTAATATAGTTTTTATTTTGGCTGATGATTTGGGTTATGGAGATGTTGGTGTTTATGGACAACAAAAAATCCTAACACCCAACATTGATAAACTTGCAAAGGAAGGGACACAATTTACCGATTTTTATGCAGGGGCTCCGGTTTGTTCGCCATCCCGGGGCTCGATCCTGACAGGGCTCAATACCGGGCATGCCACCATTAGGGCAATGCCACCGAACAGGGTGGTATTGCTGGAAAAAAAGGTAAAAATATTGTGTACAGGGCTAACCTGACCAAAGATGATTATACCATTGGAAACTTATTACAGGATGCCGGATATAATACTTCACTGGTAGGGAAATGGCACGTTGATGGATACGATTCTTTAGCTACGCCTTTACAGCGGGGCTTCGACAAGTTTTCGGGTTGGCTGATTAATATTCCTTCTACTTACACAAATACCTACTGGCCCGATCACCGTTATATAAACGGAAAACTCGTAACTGTAGCACCAAATACCAATGAAAAAAGAGGTTACTATGAAACCAATATGTGTACTGATGAGGCGCTAGCTTATC
The nucleotide sequence above comes from Pedobacter riviphilus. Encoded proteins:
- a CDS encoding sulfatase-like hydrolase/transferase, which codes for MRRKLLIIGFLLACNAAIFAQRAPGQKPNIVFILADDLGYGDVGVYGQQKILTPNIDKLAKEGTQFTDFYAGAPVCSPSRGSILTGLNTGHATIRAMPPNRVVLLEKKVKILCTGLT
- a CDS encoding RagB/SusD family nutrient uptake outer membrane protein; translation: MKTKIYLILFSLLLLLGSCEKQLNQTPVSSLATDNFFTNNNDFLQAVNGVYSQLNNYPSQALFLSEMRSDNINATSDGNRDWDGINNFTPSITTTGFISTAWKANFNGIYNANTVLAALETKGSVLTSANATRYTAEVRFLRAFYYFSLVRTFGQVPLISSVKSAAEVASIPRSPVADVYALIESDLQYAAANLPATFTGPDLGRPTSYAAKGLLGLVYLTKSGPTYGINGPGINSNEYDKAAALFEAIITGSPYSFISDYASIFSYAKENNSEVVFDIQFASSLNGAGFPSHLVPVAYWTSNGISNSFGNGYGASTFPVSKSLVTSYTTNTVSGTDIRYPFNVATTYTAGPFIKKYIDVTKKGLSGKDWPINFIVLRYTDILLMKAECILHGAPGTQADVDAIVNKVRARAGVGALSNVTIPILMQERQREFLGEGLRWNDLVREGLAVSQMNAWRTADAITKINEIVPNYVIYPVPAAEIQTAPGLYVQNPGYN